In one Caldalkalibacillus thermarum genomic region, the following are encoded:
- a CDS encoding VirB4 family type IV secretion system protein, protein MLFKKKIKENKSDGMQKKSLEQGKTTLKEYLAPEGAVIEPDYIQLGSGVFMRTYSISHFPSSVFVGFLDGAANIGDVAISTHIMPIDDYEVEKELTLKITQLEAQRMIQEKQGNIHRLGELTRSIEDAWRLRDAVAMNEDKMFYVTVVITITANSLEELDQVSKLLEETLGGRSVQLRRNFLRQKEGLISTLPLNQNEMDRYRNFNLGATTALFPFTASNLVHPNGVYLGTNLSTNAPVIFDPFIGPPVMPNANINVFAMSGSGKSYTLKLLAARSALRGVRSVFIDPDGEYRALTEKVGGVIVDFRPDQEALINPFDLEEEEDEHGNTKVNLHEKMQDIKNLFNVMFTNNGGYRLSPEENAVLDRCIMSLYSKRQITSDPNSLYEPDPRPGYVGYRKKEMPTISEAVEWLEEQGTEVGQRLATLLFPYRRGNPLGLFDGQSRVRLKDAVAIDFDISHLEEGIMKPLAMHVILNWIWEKFVKRNRHVRKLVVADEAWMYMYHEDSAMFLEKMSRRCRKRNTSFCVASQSFEEFTRSQQGKAVLTNASATVLLKQNETDIEYVQAQYHLSDGQRQFLESAHPGEALLKIGKNLLSIRIDASFYEHEFVNTTPGGRKTS, encoded by the coding sequence ATGTTGTTTAAGAAGAAGATCAAGGAAAACAAATCTGACGGGATGCAAAAGAAAAGTCTGGAACAGGGCAAAACCACACTGAAGGAGTATCTGGCCCCGGAAGGAGCCGTCATTGAACCGGACTACATTCAACTGGGGTCCGGCGTTTTTATGCGTACTTACAGTATCAGCCACTTTCCTAGCAGTGTTTTTGTCGGCTTTCTGGACGGGGCGGCCAACATCGGGGATGTGGCCATTTCCACACATATCATGCCGATAGACGATTATGAGGTGGAAAAGGAGTTAACTTTGAAAATAACCCAGCTTGAGGCACAGCGCATGATACAGGAGAAACAGGGGAACATTCACCGGTTGGGTGAGTTGACCCGAAGTATAGAAGATGCATGGCGTTTGAGGGATGCCGTGGCCATGAACGAGGATAAGATGTTTTACGTCACGGTTGTGATTACAATTACCGCCAACAGTCTTGAAGAATTGGATCAGGTGTCAAAACTGCTGGAAGAGACGCTGGGCGGACGTTCCGTACAGTTGAGGCGCAATTTTCTGCGGCAGAAAGAGGGGTTGATCAGCACCCTACCCTTAAACCAGAACGAGATGGACAGATACAGAAACTTCAACTTGGGAGCCACCACGGCTCTTTTTCCGTTTACGGCTTCCAACCTTGTACATCCCAACGGGGTTTATCTGGGCACGAACCTCAGCACCAATGCTCCCGTTATCTTTGATCCGTTTATCGGGCCTCCGGTGATGCCAAATGCCAATATCAATGTCTTTGCCATGAGCGGATCGGGGAAAAGCTACACGTTAAAACTTTTGGCGGCCCGTTCGGCTTTAAGGGGTGTGCGGAGCGTATTTATTGACCCGGATGGTGAGTACCGGGCGTTAACGGAAAAAGTTGGTGGTGTCATTGTTGATTTCAGACCGGATCAGGAAGCACTGATCAACCCGTTTGACCTTGAGGAAGAGGAAGACGAACACGGGAACACAAAAGTCAATCTGCACGAGAAAATGCAGGACATCAAGAACCTGTTTAACGTCATGTTCACCAATAATGGCGGCTATCGTCTTTCACCGGAAGAAAACGCCGTACTGGATCGGTGTATCATGTCCTTATACAGCAAGCGGCAGATTACATCTGACCCCAACTCCCTTTATGAGCCTGATCCCCGTCCGGGGTATGTGGGCTACCGCAAAAAAGAGATGCCTACCATCAGTGAAGCCGTTGAGTGGCTGGAGGAACAGGGGACGGAAGTTGGCCAACGTCTGGCCACACTGCTTTTTCCCTATCGCAGGGGAAACCCGTTGGGTCTTTTTGACGGACAAAGCCGTGTGCGGCTGAAAGATGCCGTGGCCATTGACTTTGACATTTCACATCTTGAAGAGGGGATTATGAAGCCGTTGGCCATGCACGTCATTCTAAACTGGATATGGGAGAAATTTGTCAAGCGGAACCGTCATGTGCGTAAGCTGGTGGTGGCCGATGAAGCGTGGATGTACATGTATCACGAGGATTCGGCCATGTTTCTGGAGAAGATGAGCAGACGTTGTCGCAAAAGAAACACCAGCTTTTGCGTGGCTTCTCAATCCTTTGAAGAGTTTACCAGATCACAGCAGGGTAAAGCCGTTTTGACTAACGCTTCAGCCACTGTTTTGCTCAAACAGAATGAGACAGACATTGAATATGTGCAGGCTCAGTACCATTTGTCTGATGGGCAAAGGCAGTTTCTTGAAAGTGCCCATCCCGGTGAAGCGTTGTTGAAGATCGGGAAAAATTTGCTTTCGATTCGTATTGATGCTTCTTTTTATGAACATGAGTTTGTAAACACGACTCCCGGAGGAAGGAAAACGTCATGA
- a CDS encoding PrgI family protein, whose product MPQYNVPQEFDSEEKVIGGSLSLRQFVYLVIIVVIDLGALLFVLFNPVGISFSVLLTITLSVIIPVSVIGLALAFFEHPEYGKLDKLLISYIRYKRNGKYYR is encoded by the coding sequence ATGCCTCAGTATAATGTGCCGCAGGAGTTTGATTCAGAAGAAAAAGTTATAGGTGGATCGTTGTCGTTAAGACAGTTTGTTTATCTTGTCATCATTGTTGTTATTGATCTGGGAGCCCTTTTGTTTGTGCTGTTCAATCCGGTGGGGATCAGCTTTTCCGTATTGCTTACCATTACATTATCAGTGATCATTCCTGTCAGTGTCATTGGTTTGGCACTGGCTTTTTTTGAACACCCGGAATATGGGAAACTGGACAAACTATTGATTTCCTACATTCGGTATAAACGGAATGGAAAATACTACCGCTAG